In the Chryseobacterium sp. MYb264 genome, one interval contains:
- a CDS encoding IS5 family transposase: MLGKIREDLQQNLFKTRLTELINMEHPVVKLAGEISWDKMESEFEKLFSENGRPSIAIRKIAGMLLLKEMFKESDESVIERWIENAYWQYFTGETFFQTEQPFDPSNFVHFRKRIGDKGLEFLLGQSVSLHPKAKTEDEVQVDTTVQEKNITFPTDAKLAKKVIDNCRKIAEKESVVQRQSYRRVSKQLLRDAFFGHHPRRQKKAKMARKKLRTIGKRVLRELERKLPKDVLKGYEDVFKIYLKALTQERTTKDKIYSLHEPQVACIAKGKSGKAYEFGTKVAVVRGRKTGIISSVKRFSGNPHDSKTLEESLAQSERVRKSVGGTRPTKATTDRGFKGIKEVEGTAILLPAKKEKTKYGQQVARLRFRARAAIEPCISHLKRNHSLGLNFLKGVAGDINNALLAGIGYNLKMRLNQIKQQILLWLELVLRIFLGKYNFQSQKTAF; this comes from the coding sequence ATGTTAGGCAAAATAAGAGAGGATTTACAGCAGAATTTATTCAAGACCAGGCTTACGGAGCTTATTAATATGGAGCATCCGGTGGTAAAATTAGCTGGGGAGATTTCCTGGGATAAAATGGAGTCAGAGTTTGAGAAATTATTTTCAGAAAACGGAAGACCTTCTATTGCTATCCGTAAAATAGCAGGAATGCTTTTGCTCAAGGAAATGTTTAAAGAAAGTGATGAAAGTGTAATAGAGAGATGGATTGAGAATGCGTATTGGCAATATTTTACCGGAGAAACCTTTTTCCAGACAGAGCAGCCTTTCGATCCGAGCAATTTTGTACACTTCAGAAAAAGAATTGGAGATAAGGGTTTGGAATTTCTTTTGGGACAAAGCGTTTCTCTCCATCCCAAAGCCAAAACAGAAGATGAAGTTCAGGTAGATACGACGGTTCAGGAGAAGAACATTACCTTTCCTACCGATGCCAAATTAGCAAAAAAAGTAATCGACAATTGTAGAAAAATAGCAGAAAAAGAGAGCGTTGTACAAAGACAAAGCTACAGAAGAGTGAGCAAACAATTATTGCGGGACGCTTTTTTTGGACATCATCCCAGAAGACAGAAGAAGGCAAAAATGGCGAGGAAAAAGCTCAGGACGATTGGTAAAAGAGTTCTTCGGGAATTGGAAAGAAAACTTCCTAAAGATGTTTTGAAAGGCTACGAAGACGTTTTTAAAATTTACCTTAAAGCACTCACCCAAGAACGTACCACGAAAGATAAAATTTACAGTCTTCACGAGCCACAAGTTGCGTGTATTGCGAAAGGAAAATCGGGAAAAGCATACGAGTTTGGGACAAAAGTAGCAGTAGTAAGAGGTCGGAAAACAGGGATCATCAGCTCGGTAAAGAGATTTTCTGGCAATCCTCACGATAGTAAAACTCTTGAAGAATCATTGGCACAGAGTGAGAGGGTAAGAAAATCCGTTGGCGGAACAAGACCTACGAAAGCCACTACAGACAGAGGATTTAAAGGAATCAAAGAAGTGGAAGGAACAGCAATTTTGCTTCCCGCAAAAAAAGAAAAAACAAAATATGGGCAACAAGTAGCCAGATTAAGATTCCGGGCAAGAGCAGCCATAGAACCTTGTATCTCTCATTTAAAAAGAAACCACTCCTTAGGATTAAACTTCCTGAAAGGAGTGGCTGGAGATATTAATAATGCATTATTAGCAGGGATTGGATACAATTTGAAGATGAGATTGAATCAAATCAAACAACAAATTCTTCTTTGGCTCGAACTTGTTCTCCGAATCTTTTTAGGCAAATATAATTTTCAAAGTCAAAAAACAGCTTTTTAA
- a CDS encoding DUF5686 family protein has product MSIKNTQYNLFYFFFLISGITFAQNTANGRIIDEKTNKPVTGVDIFINDSNKAALTTSSGDFSVQSDSIIYKLKFLKKNYSLQSIDITSENNSNIFVKLSAEKVGDIQEVVIHNEKPKYKNKKENPAYAIMQEVWKRKRNNGLDKFNTYTYKEYEKIQFDANNLDSTFMKKKIFNKMDFIFDYADSTASGKMGLPIFLNESIYENYGENKPDKKNKRLLVAQKTSGFQDNQVITVTAKNLYRDINIYDNTLNYFDIGFPSPVGTDGFSTYDYNLTDTITVHGERAFRIRYQPKRTEVLAFQGYLYIDTDSYAVLGATLKSTKKINVNFINSISTELEYDNPDDQTFLPKKFVTAIELTPFAKKKTSKSIIARRSVDYYQYDFNKPLDNKVFVRREEEYDDKFVDKDDAYWAKARPDSLSKTEQGVYEMLDKLKQTPKFNRIVKLYETLGSRYYNIVKGVDIGPIFSVYGFNEVEGDRIRLGARSYFSQNDPWRVQFYGAYGFRDQQFKYGAEGKYMFNRLNRFMIGLGTRRDILQLGTQLTDDDGIMSRSFASSTVFARGDNASLSSVNSTNIFASIEPWKNFQVRVDGTMQSIKSANPGGFNLMYYRNGELRQTVNDSHVTLSLIARPGAKFSQTGVDRYEHGTLAPTIVLKYTRGIEGLFNADFNYNKLQFLFYKPILIGSLGKLMVNFEAGKNFDTVPLALQNVIPGNQSYGLVQNTFAQLNYYEFVADTYTTLHLEHHFNGKILSFIPLIKKLKLREVAFIRGAYGTLSDGARAINVDGLRYSAPSDHVYFEYGFGIENIGIGNLRIFRVDFNWRGNYLDRPDISKFGVKAGFQVGF; this is encoded by the coding sequence ATGTCAATTAAAAACACTCAATATAATTTATTTTATTTTTTTTTCCTCATATCAGGTATCACTTTCGCTCAAAATACAGCAAACGGGAGAATTATAGATGAAAAAACAAACAAACCCGTTACTGGCGTAGATATTTTTATCAACGACAGCAATAAAGCTGCTTTAACGACCAGTTCAGGAGACTTTAGCGTTCAGTCGGACAGTATTATTTATAAACTTAAATTTTTAAAGAAAAACTATTCGCTACAAAGCATTGATATTACTTCAGAAAATAACTCTAATATTTTTGTAAAACTTTCCGCTGAAAAAGTGGGAGATATTCAGGAAGTTGTAATTCATAACGAAAAACCAAAGTATAAAAACAAAAAAGAAAATCCGGCTTATGCCATCATGCAGGAAGTATGGAAAAGAAAAAGAAATAACGGTTTAGATAAATTCAATACGTATACTTACAAAGAATACGAGAAAATTCAGTTTGATGCCAATAATCTGGACAGTACATTTATGAAGAAAAAAATCTTCAATAAGATGGATTTTATCTTCGATTATGCAGATTCCACCGCCAGCGGAAAAATGGGACTTCCTATTTTCTTAAACGAATCGATCTACGAAAATTACGGCGAAAACAAACCCGATAAAAAAAATAAAAGACTTCTTGTTGCTCAGAAAACCTCGGGATTTCAGGACAATCAGGTGATTACGGTAACGGCCAAAAATCTTTATCGTGATATTAATATTTACGACAATACTTTAAATTATTTTGATATTGGCTTCCCAAGCCCTGTCGGAACAGATGGTTTCAGTACCTATGATTATAATTTAACGGATACCATTACCGTTCACGGTGAAAGAGCTTTTAGAATCAGATATCAGCCGAAAAGAACCGAAGTTTTGGCTTTTCAGGGCTATCTTTATATCGATACCGACAGCTATGCCGTGTTGGGAGCTACCTTAAAATCTACCAAAAAGATCAATGTTAATTTCATCAACAGCATTTCAACCGAGTTGGAATATGATAACCCTGATGATCAAACATTCTTACCTAAAAAATTCGTTACCGCAATTGAATTAACGCCTTTTGCCAAGAAAAAAACCTCGAAAAGCATCATTGCGAGGCGATCAGTAGATTATTATCAATATGATTTTAATAAACCTTTAGACAACAAAGTTTTCGTTCGAAGAGAAGAAGAATATGATGATAAATTTGTAGATAAAGACGATGCGTATTGGGCAAAAGCAAGACCTGACTCTTTATCGAAAACCGAACAAGGTGTTTATGAAATGCTGGACAAGCTAAAACAAACACCGAAATTCAACCGAATTGTAAAACTTTACGAAACTTTAGGTTCAAGATATTACAATATCGTAAAAGGAGTTGATATTGGTCCTATTTTCTCTGTTTACGGCTTTAATGAAGTGGAGGGAGACAGAATAAGACTGGGGGCAAGATCCTACTTTAGTCAAAATGACCCTTGGAGAGTTCAGTTTTATGGAGCCTATGGCTTCAGAGACCAGCAGTTCAAGTACGGAGCTGAAGGAAAGTATATGTTCAACAGACTCAACAGATTCATGATTGGCTTAGGAACCAGAAGAGATATTTTACAGCTGGGTACACAGCTTACTGATGATGACGGAATTATGTCGCGGTCCTTTGCCTCTTCAACGGTATTTGCGAGAGGAGACAACGCTTCTTTAAGTTCTGTAAACTCAACGAACATATTTGCCTCTATAGAACCTTGGAAAAACTTTCAGGTACGCGTAGACGGGACTATGCAGAGTATCAAATCCGCTAACCCCGGAGGATTTAACCTGATGTATTACAGAAACGGTGAGCTCAGACAAACCGTTAATGATTCTCATGTCACTTTAAGTTTAATCGCAAGACCGGGTGCAAAATTCTCACAAACCGGAGTAGACAGGTATGAGCACGGAACGCTGGCACCAACCATTGTTTTGAAGTACACAAGAGGTATTGAAGGCTTATTCAACGCTGATTTTAACTATAATAAATTACAGTTTTTATTCTATAAACCTATTCTCATTGGTAGTTTGGGCAAATTGATGGTTAATTTCGAGGCTGGCAAGAATTTCGACACCGTGCCTTTGGCTTTACAAAACGTAATCCCCGGAAACCAGTCTTACGGATTGGTTCAGAATACTTTTGCACAGCTTAATTATTACGAATTTGTTGCCGACACTTACACCACATTGCATCTCGAACATCACTTTAACGGAAAAATACTGTCTTTTATTCCTTTAATTAAAAAATTAAAATTAAGAGAAGTTGCCTTCATCAGGGGAGCCTACGGAACATTAAGTGATGGAGCAAGAGCAATCAATGTTGATGGATTAAGATATTCAGCACCAAGTGACCACGTTTATTTTGAATACGGTTTCGGAATTGAAAACATCGGGATCGGAAACCTTAGAATTTTCCGTGTCGACTTTAACTGGCGAGGAAATTACCTGGACCGACCTGATATTTCGAAATTTGGTGTAAAAGCAGGCTTCCAAGTTGGGTTTTAA
- the rpmA gene encoding 50S ribosomal protein L27, which translates to MAHKKGVGSSKNGRESHSKRLGVKIFGGQEAIAGNIIVRQRGTQHHPGANVGIGKDHTLFALVDGKVVFRKKANNRSFVSVEANA; encoded by the coding sequence ATGGCACATAAGAAAGGAGTTGGTAGTTCCAAAAACGGTAGAGAATCGCACTCTAAAAGATTAGGTGTAAAGATTTTCGGTGGTCAGGAAGCTATTGCTGGAAATATTATTGTTAGACAAAGAGGTACTCAACACCACCCAGGTGCAAACGTGGGAATCGGTAAAGATCACACTTTGTTCGCTCTAGTAGACGGTAAAGTAGTTTTCAGAAAGAAAGCAAACAACAGATCTTTTGTATCTGTAGAAGCAAACGCATAA
- a CDS encoding RHS repeat-associated core domain-containing protein, giving the protein MVFVENHKNSHNSPYKFNAKEQDTETGYYYYGARYYNPRVSLWLNVDPLAEKTMQPYTYGNNNPIVFTDPDGRAAYPPLGYRGNSWIDGTGDFVRSIGGEYINKRDGKMYDNGTKGMRQTTHIQSLYIPASSIANETNFTLKIWNRNNSEGVVKNYKNTRDIIVDYLAGTGPDNAIINSGGALEQIKNLESVKANLKTLLGKLNDNGGYHIGKSEELWHDNGSIFGHGKEFGQLLGALYKGIKGGAGPAFDSDLMNNPMSALGSYGMSVRVNSDYKTATVGVYNSLSLGSGLDNMFGNISRPRTAVSNNKLTNTYQIYIWTVPLKK; this is encoded by the coding sequence TTGGTTTTTGTAGAAAACCATAAGAATAGTCATAACAGTCCTTATAAGTTTAATGCGAAGGAACAGGATACTGAAACGGGGTACTACTATTATGGGGCGAGATATTATAATCCAAGGGTTTCTCTTTGGTTGAATGTAGATCCGCTGGCGGAGAAAACAATGCAACCTTATACTTATGGGAACAATAACCCAATAGTTTTTACAGACCCAGATGGAAGAGCTGCTTATCCACCATTAGGATACAGAGGAAATAGTTGGATTGATGGCACTGGTGATTTTGTTAGGTCAATAGGAGGTGAATATATCAATAAGAGAGATGGTAAAATGTATGATAATGGAACTAAGGGAATGCGTCAGACAACGCATATACAGTCTTTATATATTCCTGCGTCTTCAATCGCTAACGAAACAAATTTTACTCTTAAAATTTGGAATAGAAATAATTCTGAAGGTGTGGTGAAAAACTATAAGAATACTCGTGATATAATTGTTGATTATCTTGCAGGCACTGGACCCGACAATGCGATAATAAATTCTGGGGGAGCTTTAGAACAAATTAAAAATTTGGAGTCTGTCAAAGCAAATCTTAAAACTCTATTAGGAAAGTTAAATGATAATGGAGGTTATCATATTGGTAAATCCGAAGAATTATGGCACGACAACGGGAGTATCTTTGGACACGGGAAAGAATTTGGTCAGCTACTGGGTGCTTTATATAAAGGTATTAAAGGTGGTGCTGGACCTGCTTTTGATTCCGATTTAATGAATAATCCTATGAGTGCACTTGGTTCATATGGTATGTCAGTTAGAGTAAACTCTGATTATAAAACGGCAACTGTAGGTGTTTACAATAGTCTATCACTTGGTTCAGGACTAGATAATATGTTTGGTAACATTTCAAGACCTAGGACAGCAGTAAGTAATAATAAACTAACAAATACTTATCAAATATATATATGGACAGTACCATTAAAAAAATAA
- a CDS encoding metalloprotease, with product MKRNFNFRALVGAFAVFTLAACNNDNVEDTVLPEVQVENLRLDQPNELEKVCYYVDQYWSSSAVLTTTLQATADTNFMNSQMTKIASMWGRSNPTLRFVNDPSNYNSTYNAISYSTGKIYYGYAIYYDAKSKGGDIVNAMILAHEYGHQLQYIFGLPSVSESTARPNELEADGFAGYYLRRPNGYNQTSFAQIAAAYEFAQSIGDYQTNSAGHHGTPPQRRSAVRLGFLLGQYDLTASAFDYNFFYYYQGVLNGTYKMAKNTQYPELDAYMSQYMDELRKIQSGEISAEEFKELK from the coding sequence ATGAAAAGAAACTTTAATTTCCGCGCTTTAGTGGGAGCATTTGCTGTTTTTACATTGGCAGCATGTAACAATGATAATGTAGAAGACACGGTATTACCGGAGGTTCAGGTAGAAAATTTAAGACTTGATCAGCCCAACGAATTAGAAAAAGTGTGTTATTATGTAGATCAATATTGGAGCTCGTCTGCGGTGCTTACCACAACACTGCAAGCTACAGCAGATACCAATTTTATGAATTCGCAGATGACAAAAATTGCCAGTATGTGGGGAAGAAGCAATCCTACACTAAGATTTGTAAATGATCCTTCCAATTACAATTCTACTTACAACGCAATTTCTTATTCTACAGGGAAAATTTATTATGGATATGCCATTTATTATGATGCCAAATCCAAAGGCGGAGATATTGTAAACGCCATGATTCTCGCTCATGAGTACGGTCATCAGTTGCAATACATTTTCGGATTGCCTTCCGTTAGTGAGTCTACTGCAAGACCCAATGAACTGGAAGCAGATGGTTTTGCGGGATATTATCTGAGAAGACCAAATGGTTATAACCAAACATCATTTGCACAGATCGCTGCAGCGTATGAGTTTGCTCAAAGTATTGGTGATTATCAAACCAACAGCGCCGGACACCATGGAACCCCGCCACAAAGGAGATCTGCCGTACGTTTGGGATTTCTTTTAGGTCAGTATGATCTTACGGCCTCCGCTTTCGATTATAATTTCTTCTATTATTATCAAGGCGTGCTGAACGGAACATATAAAATGGCAAAAAATACTCAGTATCCGGAGTTGGATGCGTATATGAGCCAATATATGGACGAGCTGAGAAAAATTCAGTCGGGAGAAATTTCTGCTGAAGAGTTTAAAGAGTTGAAATAA
- a CDS encoding JAB domain-containing protein, giving the protein MNTETTVSEIQVTYQPNKMSQTKLTTSSHVVEVIRTFWDNGIIEMQEEVKILFVNSSNTVIGFYSLSKGGITNSLVDIRLILSVALKCLATGLILVHNHPGGNLNPSSADLAIIKKLNTACKLLDIALLDSIIITKESYTSFNDEGLL; this is encoded by the coding sequence ATGAATACAGAAACAACAGTATCAGAGATACAGGTAACATACCAACCCAACAAAATGTCTCAAACTAAGCTCACTACCAGTAGTCATGTAGTAGAAGTTATCAGGACATTCTGGGATAATGGAATAATAGAAATGCAGGAAGAAGTAAAAATACTCTTCGTAAACTCTTCAAATACTGTCATTGGCTTCTATAGCCTATCTAAAGGAGGTATTACAAATAGCTTAGTAGATATTAGACTGATTTTATCAGTAGCCTTAAAGTGTTTAGCCACTGGATTAATATTGGTACATAACCACCCAGGTGGCAATCTTAATCCAAGTAGTGCAGATTTAGCCATAATAAAAAAGCTTAATACAGCTTGCAAGCTACTTGACATAGCTCTTCTTGACAGTATCATCATTACGAAAGAGAGTTATACAAGTTTTAATGATGAGGGATTGCTGTAG
- a CDS encoding bacteriocin-like protein: MKNLKKLSRLQLKTLKGGFKCEGISCDWYCGLPAENRPVCLSPQTLMPICGGCNNSDI, translated from the coding sequence ATGAAAAATTTAAAAAAACTTTCAAGACTTCAGCTTAAAACATTAAAAGGTGGTTTTAAGTGTGAAGGTATTTCTTGCGACTGGTATTGCGGCTTGCCTGCAGAAAACCGCCCTGTTTGTCTTTCGCCACAAACATTGATGCCTATTTGCGGTGGTTGTAATAATAGTGATATTTAA
- a CDS encoding AAA family ATPase — protein sequence MQLKQSQRQQVKLRLGLSGASGFGKTKSALLLAYGMTQDWSKIAVIDTENSSASLYSDLGSYKVLDLQAPYSPERYIQAIELCEKSGIEVIIIDSASHEWNGSGGCLEIHEKLGGRFQDWANVTPRHQAFINKILQSSCHIITTTRRKMDYSLDIGSNGKTKVVKHGTKEITRDGFEYELTINFELVNDNHLAKASKDRTGLFMNKPEFLITPQTGKVILDWCNAGTINQAQVTPSMTKQSYLGTNEINALINKIGDCNAISDLLALYKQYPQYQEELKPEYEARKSFLIKLSNPQNFSTNGVHR from the coding sequence ATGCAATTAAAACAGTCACAAAGACAACAAGTAAAGCTCAGATTAGGATTATCAGGAGCTAGTGGATTTGGAAAGACCAAATCAGCTTTATTATTAGCCTATGGAATGACACAGGACTGGAGTAAAATAGCAGTCATAGACACAGAAAACTCCTCAGCTTCCTTGTATTCTGACCTGGGTAGTTATAAGGTGTTGGACTTACAAGCTCCCTATTCACCTGAAAGATATATACAAGCTATAGAATTGTGTGAAAAGTCAGGAATAGAAGTCATTATCATAGATTCAGCCAGTCATGAATGGAATGGCTCTGGTGGATGTCTTGAAATCCATGAGAAACTAGGTGGTAGGTTTCAGGATTGGGCTAATGTAACTCCAAGACATCAAGCATTCATCAACAAGATACTACAGTCAAGCTGCCATATCATTACCACCACAAGAAGAAAGATGGATTATTCTTTAGATATTGGTAGCAATGGTAAGACTAAAGTCGTCAAACATGGAACCAAAGAAATCACCAGGGATGGTTTTGAATATGAACTTACCATCAATTTTGAATTAGTTAATGATAATCATTTGGCTAAAGCAAGTAAGGATAGAACAGGACTATTCATGAATAAACCTGAGTTTCTGATAACCCCTCAAACTGGTAAGGTGATTCTTGACTGGTGTAATGCAGGAACAATTAACCAAGCCCAGGTAACCCCTTCTATGACTAAACAAAGTTACCTGGGCACTAATGAGATTAACGCTCTAATTAATAAAATAGGAGACTGTAATGCAATTAGTGACCTTTTAGCTCTTTACAAACAATATCCCCAATATCAGGAAGAGTTAAAGCCTGAATATGAAGCCAGAAAATCATTTTTAATCAAACTGTCTAACCCACAAAACTTTTCAACTAATGGAGTACACAGATAA
- a CDS encoding site-specific integrase encodes MNTISILFVLDKAKTNTKGLAPLRCRITYLGERKPFATGLFINPKHWDSKQQKSKPPNEDNNYVNNQLSLIKNKINQAFLLLQLQDENFDVDDIYRQYKGETLVKDYSLLEYYKLYLERLKKLIGIDIKQPTYDKFEYIKGDLEEFIRFKFKKSDIKLKDLDFDFISEFEYYSKTELKHSQITINKAIQRIKKVVKKAVSQKYIQSNPFEEHKPKTVHPKLVFLTQKELDKLESHIFQSETLNRIKDCYLFCCYTGLAYKEMFELKREDLITKPDGISWIYKEREKTDRTFSVPLILPKALEVMEKYSSESEYLLPRISNQYFNRLLKEIASILEISKNLTHHTARKTFASTVLLSNDIPMEVISKLLGHSKITTTQEYYAELMPKKLSEQLQKLKIKLKK; translated from the coding sequence ATGAACACTATAAGCATACTCTTTGTATTAGACAAAGCAAAGACAAACACTAAAGGTTTAGCCCCATTAAGATGTAGAATAACATATTTGGGAGAAAGAAAACCATTTGCTACAGGATTATTTATTAATCCTAAACATTGGGATAGTAAACAGCAGAAATCTAAACCACCCAATGAAGATAACAATTATGTCAACAACCAATTAAGCCTGATTAAAAACAAGATTAATCAGGCTTTTCTATTACTTCAACTTCAAGATGAGAACTTTGATGTAGATGATATTTACAGGCAATATAAAGGTGAAACCCTAGTTAAAGATTATTCTTTACTTGAATACTACAAACTCTACCTTGAAAGACTTAAAAAGCTAATAGGGATTGATATTAAACAACCCACTTATGATAAGTTTGAATATATCAAAGGTGATTTAGAAGAGTTTATAAGGTTCAAATTCAAAAAATCAGATATTAAGCTAAAGGATTTAGATTTTGACTTCATTTCAGAGTTTGAATACTATTCTAAAACTGAACTTAAACATAGTCAGATTACTATTAACAAAGCTATTCAGAGAATTAAGAAAGTAGTCAAGAAAGCTGTATCACAGAAGTATATTCAGTCTAATCCTTTTGAAGAACATAAACCTAAGACAGTACATCCTAAACTTGTATTCTTAACACAAAAGGAATTAGACAAACTTGAAAGTCATATATTCCAGTCTGAAACATTAAATAGGATTAAGGACTGTTATTTATTTTGCTGTTATACAGGACTTGCTTATAAGGAGATGTTTGAACTCAAAAGAGAAGATTTAATAACTAAACCTGATGGAATCAGTTGGATTTATAAGGAAAGAGAAAAGACAGACAGAACATTCTCTGTACCTCTAATACTTCCAAAAGCCCTTGAGGTAATGGAGAAATATTCTTCAGAAAGTGAGTATCTCTTACCCAGAATAAGTAATCAATATTTTAATAGGCTACTTAAGGAAATAGCTTCTATACTAGAAATCTCTAAAAATCTCACTCATCACACAGCAAGAAAAACATTTGCCTCTACAGTCTTATTGAGTAATGATATTCCTATGGAGGTTATATCTAAACTTTTAGGTCATTCCAAGATTACTACTACACAGGAATATTATGCAGAGCTAATGCCAAAAAAGCTAAGTGAGCAACTTCAAAAACTTAAGATTAAACTGAAAAAATAA
- a CDS encoding cysteine peptidase family C39 domain-containing protein: MTAEEIEEVVIKGKKAQSIFNILASARIGFQKLGIEIVAKVDGYLLKWKEKPIFKGDFKEVNSFWNKILKPRLGTGTGGAFKYLSEITSARMFCQEERMSCAAACIRQLAKDNGIDVPESLVREFAKTDIDLGTDLRDVGPALEMVFKGKKINSGSAYVGIDDMKKTAEYLSKATKRPWLASLMHPNTEKIHTVIVDKIEDGIVHIRDPWDKTKGFGQKNGVEATMSLDDFETYWAGTVYHWAQVKL; encoded by the coding sequence ATGACAGCAGAAGAGATTGAAGAAGTTGTAATAAAAGGAAAGAAAGCACAGAGCATTTTTAATATTCTTGCCAGTGCAAGAATTGGATTTCAAAAGCTTGGTATTGAGATTGTAGCAAAGGTTGATGGTTATCTTCTGAAATGGAAAGAAAAACCTATTTTTAAAGGAGATTTTAAAGAGGTCAACTCCTTTTGGAATAAGATTCTGAAGCCTAGGTTAGGGACTGGGACTGGAGGAGCTTTTAAATACTTGTCTGAAATTACATCAGCAAGGATGTTCTGTCAGGAAGAAAGAATGTCTTGTGCTGCTGCATGCATCAGACAGCTAGCTAAAGACAATGGGATTGATGTTCCTGAAAGTTTAGTCAGAGAATTTGCTAAAACAGATATTGATTTAGGAACTGATTTACGTGATGTTGGACCTGCTTTAGAGATGGTATTTAAAGGTAAAAAGATAAATTCTGGTTCTGCTTATGTAGGAATTGATGATATGAAAAAGACAGCTGAATATTTATCAAAAGCAACTAAAAGACCTTGGCTAGCCAGTTTAATGCATCCAAACACAGAAAAAATCCATACTGTTATAGTTGATAAAATAGAAGATGGAATAGTACATATTAGAGACCCATGGGACAAGACAAAGGGATTTGGTCAGAAAAATGGTGTTGAAGCTACAATGTCCTTGGATGACTTTGAAACATATTGGGCTGGAACTGTATACCATTGGGCACAAGTAAAATTATAA
- a CDS encoding DUF3871 family protein, giving the protein MEYTDNTAVMELHNVQRSSHLNLEAVNIQDAEVFYPSRMNEIKEVEPRSVQPLLISNTVNTIISTTDSTYVHKPFIEANTLQVDLSHLKSDCIIPVFSKDNEKTIAHQEFIDIVMNTALKLFPHHSISNPEIRVSHQIKGRTPDAIYKSAKDLLDHEKTIYYERMAFIIQIPSIVDTINGNELALTLGGVRSYNLENLYNKKTFEKFKFFIGFQNKVCCNLCVSSDGFVEEMRVGNYHELQEKVTNVIQNYSAESHLGVMRSLSHNHLTEQQFAQLLGRSRLYQHLPKKERLVIPSLNFNDSQLNTVAKDYYEDESFCRSEEGDINLWNVYNLFTQANKSSYIDTFLDRNLNAFEFTQGIQKALNGDSKYHWFLS; this is encoded by the coding sequence ATGGAGTACACAGATAATACAGCAGTAATGGAACTGCACAATGTTCAAAGAAGCAGTCACCTTAACCTGGAGGCTGTAAATATCCAAGATGCAGAGGTATTTTACCCAAGCAGAATGAATGAAATTAAGGAGGTTGAACCAAGAAGTGTTCAGCCTCTTTTGATTTCTAATACAGTCAATACTATCATTAGCACAACAGACTCTACCTATGTTCATAAACCTTTTATTGAAGCTAATACCTTACAGGTTGATTTGAGCCACCTTAAAAGTGACTGCATTATTCCTGTGTTTAGTAAGGACAATGAAAAGACCATTGCACATCAGGAGTTTATAGATATTGTAATGAATACAGCATTAAAACTGTTTCCTCACCATAGTATCAGTAACCCTGAAATTAGGGTATCACACCAAATCAAAGGTAGAACTCCTGATGCCATCTACAAGAGTGCTAAAGATTTACTTGACCACGAAAAGACTATCTATTATGAAAGAATGGCTTTTATTATTCAGATACCATCCATTGTAGACACTATTAATGGTAATGAACTGGCTCTTACTCTGGGTGGAGTAAGAAGTTATAACTTGGAGAACCTCTACAACAAGAAAACTTTTGAAAAGTTCAAGTTTTTCATTGGCTTTCAAAATAAAGTGTGTTGTAATCTCTGTGTATCTTCTGATGGCTTTGTTGAGGAAATGAGAGTGGGGAATTATCATGAACTACAGGAGAAAGTGACTAATGTTATTCAGAATTACAGTGCAGAAAGTCACCTGGGGGTCATGAGGTCTTTATCCCATAATCACCTTACAGAACAACAATTTGCTCAGCTTTTGGGTAGGTCAAGACTGTATCAACACTTACCTAAAAAGGAGAGATTAGTCATTCCAAGCCTGAACTTCAATGATAGTCAGCTTAATACAGTGGCAAAAGACTACTATGAAGATGAAAGCTTTTGCAGAAGTGAAGAGGGAGACATTAATCTTTGGAATGTATATAATCTCTTTACACAGGCTAATAAGAGCAGTTATATAGACACTTTCCTTGACAGGAATTTGAATGCCTTTGAATTTACTCAGGGTATTCAGAAAGCACTCAATGGTGACAGTAAATATCATTGGTTTTTGAGTTAG